The Rhodococcus triatomae genome includes a window with the following:
- a CDS encoding MarP family serine protease, with protein sequence MTGSNWLDVLLVVVALIAAASGWRQGAVASVLAFVGVVLGAVAGIMIAPHLLVHIEDSRWRILAGICLIVLLVIIGEVAGMVLGRAARGNMHSPVARSVDSIVGAGVQAVAVFVAAWLLAIPLASSSQPQIAAAVRGSSALQFVDDLAPDWLRDLPAEFSALLDTSGLPEVMGPFGRTPITTVEPPDPSVLESPVAQRLQPSVLRIRGVAPSCQRALEGSGFVVAPERVMTNAHVVAGTAGVVVDTIDGGSLDAEVILFDPGTDVAVLRVPGLDATPLDLAPEPGRTGDDALVLGYPGGGPYTASAVRIREVLNLEGPDIYRSGTVTREVYTVRGSIRQGNSGGPLVDVEGRVLGVVFGAAVDNTDTGFALTTGEVSRQLELASGTGAAVGTGACIG encoded by the coding sequence GTGACCGGATCGAACTGGCTCGACGTCCTGCTCGTCGTCGTCGCGCTGATCGCTGCCGCGTCCGGCTGGCGGCAGGGGGCGGTCGCCTCCGTCCTCGCCTTCGTCGGGGTCGTGCTCGGTGCGGTGGCGGGCATCATGATCGCGCCTCATCTGCTGGTCCACATCGAGGACTCCCGCTGGCGGATCCTCGCCGGGATCTGTCTGATCGTGCTGCTGGTGATCATCGGCGAGGTCGCCGGGATGGTGCTCGGCCGCGCGGCCCGGGGCAACATGCACAGTCCCGTCGCCCGGTCGGTGGACAGCATCGTCGGTGCCGGCGTACAGGCGGTGGCAGTGTTCGTCGCCGCGTGGTTGTTGGCGATTCCGCTCGCCTCGTCGTCGCAGCCGCAGATCGCAGCGGCCGTGCGCGGCTCGTCGGCACTGCAGTTCGTCGACGACCTGGCCCCGGACTGGCTGCGGGATCTGCCCGCCGAGTTCTCCGCTCTCCTGGACACGTCCGGTCTGCCCGAGGTCATGGGGCCGTTCGGCCGGACTCCGATCACGACCGTCGAGCCGCCCGACCCGAGCGTGCTGGAGAGCCCCGTCGCGCAGCGTCTGCAACCGAGTGTGCTCCGGATTCGCGGGGTGGCACCCAGCTGTCAGCGGGCGCTCGAGGGGTCCGGTTTCGTCGTCGCTCCCGAGCGGGTGATGACCAACGCGCACGTCGTCGCGGGCACTGCGGGCGTGGTCGTCGACACGATCGACGGTGGCAGTCTCGACGCCGAGGTGATCCTGTTCGATCCGGGCACCGACGTCGCCGTGCTGCGGGTACCCGGGCTGGACGCCACACCGCTCGACCTGGCCCCGGAGCCGGGACGGACCGGGGACGACGCCCTCGTGCTCGGCTACCCGGGTGGCGGACCGTACACCGCGAGTGCCGTCCGGATCCGCGAGGTGCTCAACCTCGAGGGGCCGGACATCTACCGCAGCGGCACGGTCACCCGCGAGGTCTACACCGTGCGCGGATCCATCCGGCAGGGCAACTCCGGGGGGCCGCTCGTCGACGTCGAGGGCCGTGTCCTCGGGGTGGTGTTCGGCGCCGCGGTGGACAACACGGACACCGGCTTCGCCCTCACCACCGGTGAGGTGTCCCGGCAGCTGGAGCTGGCCTCCGGCACGGGCGCGGCAGTCGGTACCGGCGCCTGCATCGGCTGA
- a CDS encoding phage holin family protein has protein sequence MSNTDGTYERYTGDGVPRTVTSIPLTDVDARTPADASIGALVKDATTQMSTLVRAEVELAKAEVTGEVKRGLQGSVFFILAFTVLLFSSFFFFFFLAELLDVWVARWLAFLIVFLIMVVATAILAFIGYRRVKKIRAPEKTIESLKTTGSVLSAAGHEPVPTGRHAK, from the coding sequence GTGAGCAACACCGACGGCACGTACGAGCGCTACACCGGTGACGGGGTACCGCGCACCGTCACGTCCATCCCGTTGACCGACGTCGATGCCCGGACCCCGGCCGACGCGAGTATCGGCGCGCTGGTCAAGGATGCGACGACGCAGATGTCGACGCTCGTGCGCGCCGAGGTGGAGCTGGCCAAGGCCGAGGTGACCGGCGAGGTCAAGCGGGGCCTGCAGGGCAGCGTGTTCTTCATCCTCGCCTTCACCGTCCTGCTCTTCAGTTCGTTCTTCTTCTTCTTCTTCCTCGCCGAGTTGCTGGACGTGTGGGTCGCTCGTTGGCTGGCCTTCCTCATCGTGTTCCTCATCATGGTCGTGGCCACCGCGATCCTCGCGTTCATCGGCTATCGGCGGGTGAAGAAGATCCGGGCTCCGGAGAAGACCATCGAGTCCTTGAAGACGACGGGGTCGGTGCTGTCGGCGGCAGGCCACGAGCCCGTCCCCACCGGGCGACACGCGAAATAG
- a CDS encoding RidA family protein gives MADNGSDRSWTGRLVELGITLPPVAAPVAAYVPAVRAGNLVYTSGQLPFVNGELHSSGKVGAEVSEETAKDAAKLCGLNALAALDSLVGIDTVVRIVKVTGFVASADGFTGQPGVVNGASELFGEIFGDVGVHARSAVGVAELPLGAPVEVELIAQVIPDVPE, from the coding sequence ATGGCAGACAACGGAAGTGACCGGAGCTGGACGGGTCGGCTCGTCGAGCTCGGCATCACCCTCCCTCCGGTCGCGGCCCCGGTGGCGGCCTACGTCCCCGCGGTGCGAGCCGGAAACCTCGTCTACACCTCCGGGCAGCTGCCGTTCGTGAACGGGGAACTGCACTCGTCCGGCAAGGTCGGCGCGGAGGTGAGCGAGGAGACCGCCAAGGACGCCGCCAAGCTCTGTGGGCTCAACGCGCTCGCGGCTCTGGACTCCCTCGTCGGCATCGACACCGTGGTGCGCATCGTGAAGGTCACCGGGTTCGTCGCGTCCGCGGACGGTTTCACCGGCCAGCCGGGCGTCGTCAACGGTGCGTCCGAGCTGTTCGGCGAGATCTTCGGTGACGTGGGTGTGCACGCCCGGTCCGCGGTGGGTGTCGCCGAGTTGCCGCTGGGTGCTCCCGTCGAGGTCGAGTTGATCGCCCAGGTGATTCCGGACGTCCCCGAGTAG
- a CDS encoding NUDIX hydrolase has protein sequence MSGNRVPDWLRGVVERTPSDPHHLNPVVGRRAPDGAPVRDAAVLILFGGPAEADPLVRGGLPPDADILLTQRAATMRQHSGQVAFPGGAADPGDDGPIGTALREAEEETGLDPAGVRPLTVLPEIFVPPSGFDVTPVLAYWERPCPVGVVDPAEAARVVRVPLHTLIDPAHRFQVSHPAGYQGPAFTADGMLVWGFTAGILAALLAVSGWEVPWDTDDVRDLESALADAGQDWEGPATDTADGRPERAR, from the coding sequence ATGAGCGGGAACCGGGTGCCCGACTGGTTGCGTGGCGTCGTCGAGCGCACACCGAGCGATCCCCATCACCTCAACCCGGTCGTCGGCCGGCGTGCGCCCGACGGGGCACCGGTGCGGGACGCGGCCGTTCTGATCCTGTTCGGCGGCCCGGCCGAGGCCGACCCCCTGGTGCGTGGGGGACTGCCACCGGACGCAGACATCCTGCTGACCCAGCGTGCCGCGACCATGCGCCAGCACAGCGGGCAGGTCGCCTTCCCCGGCGGTGCCGCCGACCCGGGCGACGACGGACCGATCGGGACCGCGCTCCGTGAAGCGGAGGAGGAGACGGGGCTCGACCCTGCCGGGGTTCGCCCGCTGACCGTGCTGCCCGAGATCTTCGTCCCCCCGTCCGGCTTCGACGTCACCCCGGTGCTGGCGTACTGGGAGCGACCCTGCCCGGTAGGGGTCGTCGATCCGGCCGAGGCGGCCCGGGTGGTGCGGGTGCCGTTGCACACGCTCATCGACCCGGCACACCGGTTCCAGGTGTCCCATCCGGCCGGCTATCAGGGGCCGGCCTTCACCGCCGACGGCATGCTCGTCTGGGGATTCACGGCAGGCATCCTCGCCGCGTTGCTCGCGGTGTCGGGGTGGGAGGTGCCCTGGGACACCGACGACGTCCGTGATCTCGAGTCCGCGCTGGCCGATGCGGGCCAGGATTGGGAAGGGCCGGCCACCGACACGGCCGACGGCAGGCCGGAGCGTGCGCGGTGA
- a CDS encoding TlpA family protein disulfide reductase, which yields MVAALVVAIWPRGEDEASSYDDRFGQTGRTPVGEVDADPSTLTALRADAALEACPEPGTAGAGAALAGITLSCLADGTPVDLADALAGRPALVNLWAYWCAPCAEELPYLQEFSARAGDAVTVLTVHSDPNETEALGRLVAYDVSLSGVQDPSGRVRAAVSAPPVLPVSVLVRADGTVAKVLPQPFHSVDEIADAVDEHLGVAV from the coding sequence ATGGTCGCGGCCCTCGTCGTCGCGATCTGGCCGCGCGGCGAGGACGAGGCGTCGTCGTACGACGACAGGTTCGGGCAGACCGGCAGAACTCCGGTCGGCGAGGTCGATGCCGACCCGTCCACGCTCACCGCCCTCCGGGCGGACGCCGCCCTCGAGGCCTGTCCGGAACCCGGAACAGCCGGTGCCGGGGCCGCATTGGCGGGGATCACGCTGTCCTGCCTCGCCGACGGCACGCCGGTCGACCTGGCCGACGCGTTGGCGGGACGCCCCGCTCTGGTGAACCTGTGGGCCTACTGGTGTGCTCCCTGCGCCGAGGAACTGCCCTATCTCCAGGAGTTTTCGGCCAGGGCAGGGGACGCGGTTACTGTTCTCACGGTGCACAGCGATCCCAACGAGACCGAAGCACTCGGCCGACTCGTCGCCTACGACGTGTCGCTGTCCGGGGTACAGGACCCGTCCGGACGGGTCCGGGCCGCGGTGAGTGCCCCACCGGTGCTGCCCGTGTCGGTGCTCGTCCGCGCCGACGGAACGGTCGCCAAGGTCCTGCCCCAGCCGTTCCACAGCGTCGACGAGATCGCCGACGCCGTGGACGAGCATCTGGGAGTCGCGGTATGA
- a CDS encoding alpha/beta fold hydrolase, with protein MPAPDPSTVRFPGPWEHLDVHANGIRFHTVQSPGGTPSAPLAVLLHGFADFWWSWRHQIPALTEQGYRVVAVDLRGYGDSDKPPRGYDGWTLAGDIAGLIRALGHADATLIGHADGGLVCWATAILHPRLVRSIALIGSPHPVALKESVLRDRRQRAALLPSFLACQLPWRPERRLTADGGDRVEQLIRDRSGPAFPRRDDYRDVVTRMRSAIRIPGAAHCTLEYQRWAFRSQFRPDGRRFMHAMDRVVDLPVLHLHGELDPYILAPTIRHGDRLAPHRHVESAPGIGHYVHWEAPEFTTAKLGAFLDDTTG; from the coding sequence GTGCCGGCACCTGATCCGTCGACGGTCCGCTTTCCCGGACCGTGGGAACATCTCGACGTCCACGCCAACGGAATCCGGTTCCACACCGTGCAGTCGCCCGGGGGCACTCCGAGCGCGCCGCTGGCGGTCCTGCTGCACGGGTTCGCGGACTTCTGGTGGTCGTGGCGCCACCAGATTCCCGCGCTCACCGAGCAGGGCTACCGTGTCGTCGCCGTCGATCTCCGGGGATACGGCGATTCCGACAAGCCGCCGCGCGGATACGACGGATGGACCCTCGCCGGGGACATCGCGGGATTGATCCGCGCCCTCGGGCACGCCGACGCGACGCTGATCGGGCACGCCGACGGCGGCCTCGTCTGCTGGGCGACCGCCATCCTCCATCCCCGCCTGGTCCGCTCGATCGCGCTGATCGGATCGCCCCACCCGGTGGCGCTGAAGGAATCGGTGCTGCGCGACCGGCGCCAGCGCGCGGCGCTGCTGCCCTCGTTCCTCGCCTGCCAGCTGCCGTGGCGGCCGGAGCGGCGCCTCACCGCAGACGGCGGCGACCGGGTCGAACAGCTGATCCGTGACCGGAGCGGACCGGCATTCCCGCGTCGGGACGACTACCGGGACGTGGTGACGCGGATGCGTTCGGCCATCCGCATCCCCGGCGCGGCGCACTGCACCCTGGAGTACCAGCGGTGGGCCTTCCGCAGCCAGTTCCGTCCCGACGGACGCCGCTTCATGCACGCGATGGACCGGGTGGTGGATCTACCGGTCCTGCACCTGCACGGCGAACTGGACCCGTACATCCTCGCTCCGACGATCCGTCACGGCGACCGCCTCGCGCCGCACCGGCACGTCGAATCGGCTCCGGGAATCGGTCACTACGTGCACTGGGAGGCACCGGAGTTCACGACGGCGAAGCTCGGCGCCTTCCTCGACGACACCACCGGCTGA
- a CDS encoding DUF4040 family protein — translation MVLVWALIVLSAAAVAAPFVDRAVGRATGWILAAVFTTVGAVVAVVATPQLADSGVVQVTHAWIPALGIDFSLRLDGTAFLFLVLVLGVGALIMAYSASYFGHGRHGGFYLLMTLFAASMFGLVLADDIVLLFVFWEFTTICSFFLIGRSGARASGPAVRTFLLTGAGGLALLAAVVTMWSFTGTTNLGAILADPIWHENTAFSTSVGILIAVAAFTKSAQFPFHYWLPDAMAAATPVSAYLHAAAMVKAGIYLLMRFSPALGANGVWQAMLIGVGLLTAVLGAVFALQRHDLKELLAYSTVSQLGLIVAVIGVGTPTALAAAGLHTLAHALFKATLFMLVGVIDREVGSRDIRQLTGLWRVMPVTGVLAALSAASMAGIPPLLGFVSKENLFGAYLEAPGPQFAGGVVGAVAVSASILTFAYSFRIVYGAFGGPTTQARLHDPSIAFRVPAAVSSIAGLVLGLNSQWLAPLVDRISLDTQGEVGNVHLALWYGFTPALWMSVTAIAVGSLLFLRRDAVDRVLDRDLFPVRGVDVFERIHAGTIAFGARVGDLTRSQSPTRHLAAPLLVLVASAVAALVLGVVVVPFPEPVTEPVDWLLLVLVAVGVLGVVSTSSRLAALALLGVVGFAVALVFFVLGAPDVGLTQLLVEVLTVVVAVLVLRRLPARFRRPSRMRRNAAAGVAVAAGAAAAFGTYFLTGRRERSPAADYFVAETEAVTGGTNIVNTILVDFRALDTLGELTVLGIAGLVVAGLLDSARLLPTRPDPHAESLRDTPVGSAVDNTLLARTVGRWLTPALIVLSVYLLLRGHYDPGGGFISALVGGAAFALAYLSAPDAARAPIRLPYIGLICSGVALGTAVGLLGYVDGAFLTPLHFTVPLPWGGDYHFTTALVFDLGVYLAVIGIVLASLNRLGRDPGTEAEPAVPTRAARSGRNGDGR, via the coding sequence ATGGTCTTGGTCTGGGCGTTGATCGTCCTGTCGGCGGCGGCCGTCGCCGCCCCGTTCGTCGATCGCGCCGTCGGCAGGGCCACCGGCTGGATCCTCGCCGCGGTGTTCACGACGGTCGGCGCCGTGGTCGCGGTCGTCGCCACGCCCCAACTCGCGGATTCCGGCGTCGTACAGGTGACACACGCATGGATCCCGGCCCTCGGGATCGACTTCTCGCTACGTCTGGACGGCACCGCATTCCTGTTCCTGGTGCTCGTGCTCGGCGTGGGTGCGCTGATCATGGCGTACTCGGCGAGCTATTTCGGCCACGGCAGGCACGGCGGTTTCTACCTTCTGATGACGCTGTTCGCCGCGTCCATGTTCGGGCTCGTCCTCGCGGACGACATCGTGTTGCTGTTCGTGTTCTGGGAGTTCACGACGATCTGCTCGTTCTTCCTGATCGGACGTTCCGGTGCGAGGGCGAGCGGCCCCGCCGTACGTACCTTCCTGCTCACCGGCGCGGGCGGGCTGGCACTGCTCGCCGCCGTGGTCACGATGTGGTCGTTCACCGGCACGACAAACCTCGGCGCGATACTCGCGGATCCGATCTGGCACGAGAACACCGCGTTCTCGACCAGTGTGGGAATCCTGATCGCGGTCGCCGCCTTCACGAAGTCCGCGCAGTTCCCGTTCCACTACTGGCTTCCGGACGCGATGGCCGCCGCGACGCCGGTGAGTGCCTATCTGCACGCCGCGGCGATGGTCAAGGCGGGGATCTACCTGCTGATGCGGTTCTCGCCCGCGCTCGGCGCGAACGGCGTCTGGCAGGCGATGCTGATCGGCGTGGGCCTGCTCACCGCGGTCCTCGGCGCCGTGTTCGCACTGCAACGCCACGACCTCAAGGAACTGCTCGCCTATTCCACCGTGAGCCAGCTGGGCCTGATCGTCGCCGTCATCGGGGTGGGGACGCCCACCGCGCTCGCCGCGGCCGGGTTGCACACCCTCGCCCACGCCCTGTTCAAGGCGACGCTGTTCATGCTGGTCGGGGTGATCGACCGGGAAGTGGGCAGCCGGGACATCCGGCAGCTCACCGGCCTGTGGCGGGTCATGCCGGTCACCGGAGTTCTCGCCGCGCTGTCGGCGGCCTCGATGGCGGGGATACCCCCGCTCCTCGGCTTCGTCTCCAAGGAGAACCTGTTCGGCGCCTATCTCGAGGCGCCGGGGCCGCAGTTCGCGGGCGGGGTCGTCGGTGCCGTCGCGGTATCGGCGTCGATCCTCACGTTCGCCTACTCCTTCCGCATCGTCTACGGCGCGTTCGGTGGTCCCACCACGCAGGCCCGGCTGCACGACCCGTCGATCGCGTTCCGCGTGCCCGCCGCGGTCTCCTCGATCGCCGGACTCGTCCTGGGGTTGAATTCGCAGTGGCTCGCCCCGCTGGTGGATCGCATCTCCCTCGACACCCAGGGCGAGGTGGGCAACGTCCACCTGGCGCTCTGGTACGGGTTCACACCCGCACTGTGGATGTCGGTGACCGCGATCGCCGTCGGTAGCCTGCTGTTCCTGCGCCGCGACGCGGTCGACCGGGTACTCGACCGGGATCTGTTCCCCGTGCGGGGGGTCGACGTGTTCGAGCGGATCCACGCGGGGACCATCGCGTTCGGCGCCCGGGTCGGAGACCTGACCAGGTCCCAGTCGCCGACCCGGCACCTGGCTGCCCCGCTCCTCGTCCTCGTGGCCTCGGCGGTGGCGGCGCTCGTGCTCGGCGTCGTGGTCGTGCCCTTCCCGGAACCGGTGACGGAGCCGGTCGACTGGCTGCTGCTGGTGCTCGTGGCGGTGGGCGTGCTGGGTGTCGTCTCCACCTCGTCCCGGCTCGCGGCCCTGGCGTTGCTCGGTGTGGTGGGGTTCGCCGTCGCTCTCGTCTTCTTCGTCCTCGGTGCCCCGGACGTGGGGCTCACGCAGCTCCTCGTCGAGGTGCTCACCGTCGTCGTCGCGGTGCTCGTGCTGCGTCGGCTGCCCGCCCGGTTCCGCAGGCCGTCCCGGATGCGGCGCAACGCCGCGGCGGGGGTCGCCGTCGCCGCCGGTGCCGCCGCCGCGTTCGGGACGTACTTCCTCACCGGCCGTCGCGAGCGGTCACCGGCGGCCGACTACTTCGTCGCCGAGACGGAGGCGGTCACCGGTGGTACCAACATCGTCAACACGATCCTCGTGGACTTCCGCGCGCTCGACACCCTCGGCGAGCTCACGGTGCTGGGGATCGCCGGGCTGGTGGTCGCCGGTCTGCTCGATTCGGCGCGATTGCTCCCCACCAGGCCCGACCCACACGCGGAATCTCTGCGGGACACACCCGTCGGATCGGCCGTGGACAACACGCTTCTGGCCCGCACCGTCGGCCGATGGCTGACCCCGGCGCTCATCGTCCTGTCGGTGTATCTCCTGCTCCGTGGACATTACGACCCCGGTGGCGGGTTCATCTCGGCCCTCGTCGGCGGCGCGGCGTTCGCGCTCGCCTATCTGAGTGCCCCCGACGCCGCCCGGGCGCCGATCCGGTTGCCGTACATCGGGCTCATCTGCTCCGGCGTCGCGTTGGGAACCGCAGTCGGTCTGCTCGGCTACGTCGACGGCGCGTTCCTCACTCCGCTGCACTTCACCGTCCCGTTGCCGTGGGGCGGCGACTACCACTTCACCACCGCCCTCGTCTTCGATCTGGGCGTCTACCTCGCGGTGATCGGGATCGTCCTCGCCTCGCTCAACCGGCTGGGACGCGACCCGGGCACCGAGGCGGAGCCGGCGGTGCCCACGCGGGCGGCCCGGTCCGGACGGAACGGAGACGGCCGATGA
- the nth gene encoding endonuclease III — MNRTLAVAFPHVYCELDFTTPLELTVATILSAQTTDVRVNQVTPSLFARYPDARAYAEADRTELEEYLRPTGFYRNKANSLIGLGQALLERFDGEVPRTLKQLVTLPGVGRKTANVILGNAFDVPGITVDTHFGRLVRRWKWTDDEDPVKVEHAVGALIERKEWTLLSHRVIFHGRRVCHARKPACGVCVLAKDCPSFGLGPVDKETAAKLVKGPETEHLLALAGIAESSGTDGQ; from the coding sequence ATGAATCGCACCCTCGCGGTCGCTTTTCCGCACGTGTACTGCGAACTCGATTTCACCACTCCGCTCGAGCTGACCGTGGCCACGATCCTGTCCGCGCAGACGACGGACGTGCGCGTGAATCAGGTCACTCCGTCGCTTTTCGCCCGGTATCCCGACGCCCGCGCCTACGCGGAGGCCGATCGCACCGAGCTCGAGGAGTATCTGCGTCCGACCGGGTTCTACCGGAACAAGGCGAATTCGCTGATCGGGCTCGGGCAGGCCCTACTCGAACGTTTCGACGGCGAGGTACCGCGCACCCTGAAGCAACTCGTCACTCTCCCCGGTGTCGGCCGGAAGACGGCGAACGTGATTCTCGGCAACGCCTTCGACGTCCCGGGGATCACGGTCGACACGCATTTCGGACGGCTCGTGCGGCGATGGAAGTGGACGGACGACGAGGATCCGGTGAAGGTCGAGCACGCGGTCGGCGCGCTGATCGAGCGCAAGGAATGGACCCTGCTGTCGCATCGGGTGATCTTCCACGGTCGCCGGGTGTGTCACGCCAGGAAACCGGCCTGCGGAGTGTGCGTCCTCGCCAAGGACTGCCCGTCGTTCGGGCTCGGCCCGGTCGACAAGGAAACGGCGGCGAAACTGGTCAAGGGTCCGGAGACGGAGCACCTGCTGGCGCTGGCCGGCATCGCGGAATCGTCAGGTACCGACGGGCAGTGA
- a CDS encoding Crp/Fnr family transcriptional regulator, with protein MDDVLARAGIFQGVEPSAVAALTKQLQPVDFPRGHVIFNEGEPGDRLYIIVSGKVKIGRRSPDGRENLLTIMGPSDMFGELSIFDPGPRTSTATTVTEVRAVSMDREALKQWIDHRPEIAEQLLRVLARRLRRTNNNLADLIFTDVPGRVAKALLQLAQRFGTQEAGALRVTHDLTQEEIAQLVGASRETVNKALADFAHRGWLRLEGKSVLISDSERLARRAR; from the coding sequence GTGGACGACGTCCTGGCAAGAGCCGGCATCTTCCAAGGAGTCGAGCCCTCAGCGGTAGCGGCGCTGACCAAGCAGCTGCAGCCCGTCGACTTCCCCCGCGGACATGTCATCTTCAACGAGGGTGAACCCGGCGACCGCCTGTACATCATCGTGTCCGGCAAGGTGAAGATCGGACGCCGTTCCCCGGACGGCCGGGAGAACCTGCTCACGATCATGGGCCCGTCCGACATGTTCGGCGAACTGTCGATCTTCGATCCCGGGCCGCGTACCTCCACCGCCACCACGGTCACCGAGGTGCGTGCCGTGAGCATGGACCGCGAGGCGCTCAAGCAGTGGATCGACCACCGCCCCGAGATCGCCGAGCAGTTGCTGCGTGTCCTCGCGCGTCGTCTGCGCCGCACCAACAACAACCTGGCGGACCTCATCTTCACCGACGTCCCCGGCCGCGTCGCCAAGGCCCTGCTGCAGCTGGCGCAGCGCTTCGGCACCCAGGAGGCGGGCGCACTGCGCGTCACGCACGATCTGACGCAGGAAGAGATCGCCCAGCTCGTCGGCGCCTCCCGCGAGACGGTCAACAAGGCGCTCGCCGACTTCGCCCACCGCGGCTGGCTGCGGCTCGAGGGCAAGAGCGTGCTGATCTCGGACTCCGAGCGTCTGGCCCGCCGCGCCCGCTGA
- a CDS encoding MBL fold metallo-hydrolase, with protein sequence MTQSDSAPGASPPSHPAYAQLRQVTPVAAVMLENNPGMMTLDGTNTWVLRAPGRDECVVVDPGDHDEEHLHRVAGIGPVALTLVTHRHFDHTGGVEKFAEITGAPVRAVDHRFHRGGGTAFEQGEVIEVAGLVLRILPTPGHTADSVSVVIEPDRSQPGAVLTGDTILGRGTTVLDDSDGDLGDYLTSLRDLIGLGGGRTVLPGHGPDLPDLETVARQYLAHREDRLAQVRSALDTLGADAPVRAVVEQVYSDVDPTLWPVAEKSVNVQLEYLRR encoded by the coding sequence ATGACCCAGAGCGATTCCGCACCGGGAGCGTCTCCACCGAGTCACCCCGCCTATGCGCAGCTGCGGCAGGTCACACCCGTCGCGGCGGTGATGCTCGAGAACAATCCGGGGATGATGACGCTGGACGGCACCAACACGTGGGTGTTGCGTGCACCGGGCCGGGACGAGTGCGTCGTCGTCGATCCCGGTGACCACGACGAGGAGCATCTGCACCGGGTCGCCGGGATCGGGCCGGTGGCGCTGACGCTCGTCACCCACCGGCACTTCGACCACACCGGCGGTGTCGAGAAGTTCGCCGAGATCACCGGCGCCCCCGTGCGCGCCGTCGACCACCGGTTCCATCGGGGTGGCGGCACGGCCTTCGAGCAGGGTGAGGTGATCGAGGTGGCCGGGCTGGTATTGCGGATTCTGCCGACGCCGGGTCACACGGCCGACTCGGTGTCCGTCGTGATCGAACCGGACCGTTCCCAGCCGGGGGCGGTCCTCACCGGAGACACCATCCTGGGTCGGGGCACCACCGTCCTCGACGACAGCGACGGCGACCTCGGCGACTACCTGACGTCACTGCGGGACCTGATCGGTCTCGGCGGTGGGCGCACCGTGTTGCCCGGGCACGGCCCGGACCTGCCCGACCTGGAGACCGTCGCCCGCCAGTACCTCGCGCATCGTGAGGATCGGCTGGCTCAGGTCCGCTCCGCACTGGACACCCTCGGTGCGGACGCGCCGGTACGCGCCGTCGTCGAGCAGGTGTATTCGGACGTCGACCCGACACTGTGGCCGGTGGCCGAGAAGTCGGTCAACGTGCAGCTGGAGTACCTGCGCCGCTGA
- a CDS encoding DUF4177 domain-containing protein, whose product MSESTSWEYATVPLLTHATKQILDQWGADGWELVTVLPGPTGEQHVAYLKRPKD is encoded by the coding sequence ATGAGTGAATCGACTTCGTGGGAGTACGCGACCGTGCCCCTGCTGACCCATGCCACCAAGCAGATCCTCGACCAGTGGGGAGCCGACGGCTGGGAACTCGTCACCGTGCTGCCCGGCCCCACCGGAGAGCAGCACGTCGCCTACCTGAAGCGTCCGAAGGACTGA